The window TCGTATTTCATTCTAACCCATTCCCTGACGTTTCTCTTTGCCCAGTAGGGAAAAACCTCATGATGAAGCACACGTACGGTTTCTTCGCTTATGTCATACCTGTTCAGCGACCTGTAAGGAGTTGTCAAGAGTTCACCCCATATAAGGGTCCCGCTTGTGTCGGGATAAATAACCACTCCGATCGGTTTTGTCGTTGTGGTGCCGGCGATAAGGTCATCTTCCGCTATAATGGGAAGCTTTTTTTCCATAAGATATTTGAAGGCATACCCCTGTCTCAATTCAGGTTCCCATGCAGAACCGTCCTTTCTGAATTCAAAGCCGTTCTTTCTGAACCATTCGGTAAGAATAGCAGGCCTTTCCGCACATATTTCGGGCTTGATTGAAAAGTGGTTCCTGTGAAACTTTTTGATCCTGGGAAAGTCATCAAGCGAGTATTCCGGAAGGTACGGATCATCGAGAAACTTAACACCCGGATCAATAGACGGCGCTTTCATCCTCTGCACCTTAGCCTTTTGATCGGGAGCATTTTTGCAGGCTTTGACCTTGGTCGATTCATTCTTTGCCTTTTCCTCTTCCTGCTGTTTCAGCATTGTGCTTATCTGCTTGTCCTTTAAAAGCACTGATAAAAGGAAATTGAAAACCCCCAGGTAGCTCATGTTGCCTTCGGTAATGAGTCTGTTCTTTAAAAGAAGATTCATGACCTCGTTAGGCGGCAGGCTGATCATTTCCCTGAGTGTGGCTTCGTCGGTGAAAACAAGTCTGCAATCAGAATTCTGAGGTATGTGATCAAGTACTGTGGCCTTTCCGTTCTTGAAAGATATGGCCCTGTTGACCGAATTGTTTACCGTCTTTATTCCGAGAGTGAAGTCTATCCACCCGTCTGTTGAACGCAGGTATTTTTTTATGCCCGGCCTCAGATTGACACATGCAGCCATAAGTCTAAGAAGTATTCCTGCCAGCACGTTTGTCGGCGAATTTAAAATATCCTTGATCATCAGCACCTCCCGGGGTCCAAAGCGTATCATTCAAAATGACGACAAACTCGATTATCCATCAAGTTGCAAGGTCTGTCCAGAGGTTTGGGGGATGCTATCTGTAGGAGTTAATCAATTCTTCGGTAATTCTTTTTATTACAATATCAACCTTGCTGAATACCTGTCTTGATCCGATGCTGTTGTGCAGGGTCACGATACCGTTTATCATTATCCAGAGTTTTATCGTATGTTTCATTAGGTCGGTTTCATCATGGCACCTGACAGTGTCTTTAATCGTGGCCAGTGCAATTTCCATGGCCCTTAATGACGATTTTCTTTCTTCTGCCGCAACGTCCTCCATAGGCGTACCGATATAATCAAGATATTTGGGACTGTTGCCGTTGAACATGATCTTGTAATAATCAGGATTCCTGATCCCGAAATCTATATAAGATCTTATCATTCCTTCCAGTCTTGCATGAGGTTCCTTCTCTTTTTCATACACCTTGTCCATATCCTGCGACAGCATTTCGAAGCCCTTCGCCCTTACAAGTATGTATATCTCATCCTTGTTGTTGAAATAGTTGTATATATTGGCAGCGGTCATTCCAAGACGGGATGCGAGTTTTCTCATGCTGAGATTGATGAAGCCTTCGCTCACGATTATATCAAGAGCAGCTGTTAGTATCCTTGCCCTTATTTCTTTTATCTCTTCTGCTTTTCTCGGTGTCTTTGCCATCTTGATGCTCCGTTTTAGCCTTTACCTGATGTCTATTCCTATACCCATGTATCCGCCGGAAGGTTTGATTCCCATAAGGCTTATCTCAAAATCTGGCAGGTCATTGGATATTTTATCAATATCGAGGTCTCCTGTATCTAGTTCAGCCAGAAGTTCTCTGGCTTTTTTCTCGTTTATGACAAGGGGGGTCTTTTCAAGCCATGGATTCATG is drawn from Desulfomonilia bacterium and contains these coding sequences:
- a CDS encoding TetR/AcrR family transcriptional regulator, whose protein sequence is MAKTPRKAEEIKEIRARILTAALDIIVSEGFINLSMRKLASRLGMTAANIYNYFNNKDEIYILVRAKGFEMLSQDMDKVYEKEKEPHARLEGMIRSYIDFGIRNPDYYKIMFNGNSPKYLDYIGTPMEDVAAEERKSSLRAMEIALATIKDTVRCHDETDLMKHTIKLWIMINGIVTLHNSIGSRQVFSKVDIVIKRITEELINSYR